DNA sequence from the Streptomyces sp. NBC_01264 genome:
TGAGCTGCCCGGTGCCCGAACCCGCCGACTCGCGCGTCAGGGTGGCGAGGGTCTGGGCCTGCAGGACGGCGTCGTGATCGGCTTGCGCCAGGTGGGCGTATGCCGCGTAGAAGGTCAGCGGGATGCCCAGCAGAATCACGGTCAGCAGCGTGGTCAGCACACTGACCAGCGCGAATTTCGTGCGCATGCTAGGCCGCAGGTGCGGCGATCTTCACTCCGACGCCGCGCACGCTGTGCAGGTAGCGCGGCTCGGCCGCGGTCTCCCCGAGGCGTCGGCGGAGCCAGGACAGGTGAACGTCGATCGTCTTCTCACTCGCGCCGAAGGCGTCGTCCCAGATCTCGTTCAGCAGTTCGTCCTTGCTGACGACCCGCCCCGCATGGCGCGCGAGGTAGGCGAGGAGCCGGAACTCCTTGGGCCGCATCTCCAGCTCCCTGCCGTCGAGGACGGCGGTGTGTGCCTCCATGTCGATGCTGAGGCCGCCGACGTGGTAGACGCTCTCCTGGTGCCGGCCCCCGGAGCGCCGCAGCACGGCGCGGATCCGGGCGTCGAGGTGCTCCGCGGAGAACGGCTTGACGACGTAGTCGTCGGCGCCGAGGTTGAGGGCGCGCACGATGTGGCTGTCATCGTCCCGGGCGCTGGAGACCAGCACGGGGGTGTTCACCGTGGCACGGAGCATCTTGAGCACGTCGAGGCCGTCGATGTCGGGGAGCCCGAGGTCGAGCACGATCACTCCTCCCGGAGCGGCCGCGGCGGCGTGGCTGAGGCCGTCGGCGCCGCGCGAGACGGCGTGCACGTCGTACTTCATCTTTCGGAGTGAGGCGGAGAGGCACTCGCGGATCTCCGCGTCGTCCTCGATCACCGTTACGCGCGTCCAAGCCATAGCTCGTCTCCGTGCCTCGGTGGCGCCTCGGACGGCGCCCTCGGACATCAGAGTCCCGCGGACGGGGGTGGTCCGGGATCGGGGGATCGCTGGACTCGACCGGAGTGGGGCGTGCCCACCGATAGGGGGACGGCGTGCGGCCCTCGGCGTCCCCCGCCCCGGCTACGGGGCGGCCGTACGGAGCCGCACGGGAGACTCCCGTCCGTGCGCCGCACGGACGGGAGGACGGGTAGACAGGACGACGGGAGCACGGGAGTGCAGGCAGCAGGCGGATCACCCGGCGCGCCGTGCTCGGCGCTCAGTCGAGCAGGCCGCGGCGCATGCCCTCGGCGACAGCGGCCGCGCGATCGCCGACCCCGAGCTTCTCGTACAGGTGCTGGGCGTGCGTCTTGATCGTGCTGGGCGCCAGGAAGAGCTTCTGCGCGATCTGCGGGATGCTCATCCCTTCAGCGAAATCGCGCAGCACTTCCAGCTCCCTGGAAGTGAAGACCGGGCCGCCCGACTGGGCCCGCATGCGGATCTCATCGGCGACTCCGCCCGCGAGTTCCGCGGGGATCACCGTCTTGCCCGCCGCCGCCTGACGCACCGCCTCGACCAGCTCGGTCCGCTTGGCGTCCTTGAGCATGTAGCCGGCGGCGCCTTCCTCCAGGGCTCGGAAGACCAGCTCACTGTTCTGGAAGGCGCTGACGATCACCACCCGGGTCTCGAGCTTCCACTGGGCGACCGAGCGGGTGAGGGCGATGCCGTCCATGTCCGGCATCCGGAAGTCGACGAGCGCGACGTCCGGGGCAAGATCCTTGATCATTTTGAGGGCTTCGCGTCCGTTCGAGGCTTCACCCACCACCTCGATCGTTCCGCTCCAGGCCAGCGCCCTGCGGACGCCCTCGCGGTAGAGCGGATGGTCGTCCGCGATGACGACCCGCGTGCGTTCCGTCATGGAAGGCTCACCTCGGAACTCCTGGCGCCTGCGAGCGGGGCGGGTCAGCCCCGTGCCTCGAGGATAGTCCCGGAACGCAGCATCGGCCCGGCGAGGCGTACTGGTCAGGGCCACCCTCGCTCGGCAGCGGTCAGCCCTCCCCAGATACCGAAGGGCTCCTTGGCCCTCACCGCGTGCGCACGGCATTGCGCCCGCACCGGGCAACCGCGGCACGCGCGCAGCGCGCTGGCCGCCCGCACCGCGCTCTGCGCGTAGAAGGCCTCGACGTCCATACCGCTGCAAGCGGCCGAGTCCGTCCAGTCCCCAATGCGTCGCCCATCCTCGTTCAAGGCCGTTCCCCTCCCGCGTGCGGACCGAGCATGCGGCCGGACGGCCGTGGGGTGGCCGCTGAGCCCCGCAGCCACCCGCCGTCGGCCGGTCACGGTCCGACGCTACGGCTCGCCGCCGGGCGCCGGCATCGGCCGTAGGGCGATGCGCCCGGCTCCCGTGTGGCGGACTCGTGGCGTAGTACGTCGGGGTTCACCAGCCTTTTTCCCGGCGTCCGTCCAACAGCGGAGGCAGGAGGTGGAGGAGGGGGGTCTGCGCTTCCGGCTCGTCGGCTTCCGGCCCGGGGAGCAGGCCCAGCATTCCCAGCAGCGTCTCGCAGTCAGCGGCGTCACGGGACCGGGAGGCGACGACGGCGCGAGCGAGACGGAACTCGTTCTCGTCCGGCGGCGCCATCCTGAGCATGTCCTGCTGGAACACGTCATGTCGGATCATGGTGGATGCTTCCGTTCCTCAGGTCGTCCGGACGGGGCCGGGTACGTGCAGGAGCTGGCCCACCCGGATCAGGTTCGGGTCGGGGACGGTGGCAAGATTGGCTTCGTGCAGCACTTCCCAGTCCGGCAGGCCGTGCGACCGCGCGATGCCCGCGAGAGTGTCGCCGGCCTGCACGGTGTACGTGCCTTCGGCGGCTTCCGGGATCGTCTGCGTCGCCGGCGGCTCCTGCGCCGGGGGCTGTGCCGGCGGCTGCTGCGTGACGGAGGCCCGCTGCCCTCTCAACGCCTTCGAGCAATTCCCCCACGCGTCCTTGCCCTGGCCGGCGAGCACCTTCTCCGCAATGGCTATCTGCTGTTCCTTCGTGGCCAGGTGGGCGTTCGGGGCGTACGCATGTCCGCCGAATGCCTGCCAGGTCGAGGACGAGAACTGCAGGCCGCCGTAGTAGCCGTTTCCGGTGTTTATCGCGTACTTGCCGCCACTCTCGCACTGCGCCACCTGCTCCCAGGCGTGTGCCGTGGCCGCCTGTGCGCTGCCGCCGAGCAGCAGCGGGAGGGCGATACCGGCGCCGGTGACTCCTGCCGCGGCGGCCACCCGCCGGGTGCGCGAGACATTCGGTCGTCTTCGTCGGCCGGTTGCTTTTCCGAGCATGGTCGGTTCCCTTCTTCACCGCCTGCACGGCGGAGCACTGATGGTTCTTCACCTCCTGCCCGCGCTCTGCGCGATGCCCGGAATGTGATCTGGTTCCACGCTAGGCGGGCGTCTCCTAACGGCCGCCTAGCAGCGTGCCGTCCCCACCACATCGCCGGTTCCGTCAGAACAGGTATCCACGGACCGTGGTGGAGAACTCCAGCTCGGAAATGGCCACCTTGTCGGTCTTGTGGCTGCCATAGGCGTCGAGAACACGCACCTTGACCCACGTCACCATGCCGTGGGAGCCGAGGCTCACGGGCTGTTCGTCGGGCTTGTCGGTCAACGTGATGGTCTGCTTCTGACCGTTGGAGTAGT
Encoded proteins:
- a CDS encoding response regulator, giving the protein MTERTRVVIADDHPLYREGVRRALAWSGTIEVVGEASNGREALKMIKDLAPDVALVDFRMPDMDGIALTRSVAQWKLETRVVIVSAFQNSELVFRALEEGAAGYMLKDAKRTELVEAVRQAAAGKTVIPAELAGGVADEIRMRAQSGGPVFTSRELEVLRDFAEGMSIPQIAQKLFLAPSTIKTHAQHLYEKLGVGDRAAAVAEGMRRGLLD
- a CDS encoding WhiB family transcriptional regulator, with protein sequence MTGRRRVAAGLSGHPTAVRPHARSARGRGTALNEDGRRIGDWTDSAACSGMDVEAFYAQSAVRAASALRACRGCPVRAQCRAHAVRAKEPFGIWGGLTAAERGWP
- a CDS encoding response regulator transcription factor, coding for MAWTRVTVIEDDAEIRECLSASLRKMKYDVHAVSRGADGLSHAAAAAPGGVIVLDLGLPDIDGLDVLKMLRATVNTPVLVSSARDDDSHIVRALNLGADDYVVKPFSAEHLDARIRAVLRRSGGRHQESVYHVGGLSIDMEAHTAVLDGRELEMRPKEFRLLAYLARHAGRVVSKDELLNEIWDDAFGASEKTIDVHLSWLRRRLGETAAEPRYLHSVRGVGVKIAAPAA
- a CDS encoding transglycosylase family protein → MLGKATGRRRRPNVSRTRRVAAAAGVTGAGIALPLLLGGSAQAATAHAWEQVAQCESGGKYAINTGNGYYGGLQFSSSTWQAFGGHAYAPNAHLATKEQQIAIAEKVLAGQGKDAWGNCSKALRGQRASVTQQPPAQPPAQEPPATQTIPEAAEGTYTVQAGDTLAGIARSHGLPDWEVLHEANLATVPDPNLIRVGQLLHVPGPVRTT